One Nevskiales bacterium genomic window carries:
- a CDS encoding NYN domain-containing protein gives MNDRTKSPNMAVFCDFENVAIGVREARYAAFDIHKVLEKLLLKGAIVVKKAYADWARYAEFKKPMHEAAFELIDIPHVSMSGKNSADIRLVVDALDLCYTKSHVDIFVIVSGDSDFSPLVSKLRENGKLVVGVGVKKSTSDLLMSNCDEFIFYDDLVRGQKKPARRPATKPEAKAGDKPAEKSAEDKTQEAFDLVQETLEALIEERDDDEKIWGSMIKQALKRRRPGFAESYYGFRSFNALLEAMAKTGLLKLTRDERSGGFLVAPGRD, from the coding sequence ATGAACGATAGAACCAAGTCTCCCAACATGGCAGTGTTCTGCGACTTCGAGAACGTCGCCATCGGCGTGCGCGAGGCGCGCTACGCCGCCTTCGACATCCACAAGGTGCTGGAGAAGCTCCTGCTCAAGGGCGCCATCGTGGTCAAGAAGGCCTATGCCGACTGGGCGCGCTACGCCGAGTTCAAGAAGCCCATGCACGAGGCGGCCTTCGAGCTGATCGACATCCCGCACGTGAGCATGAGCGGCAAGAACTCGGCCGACATCCGCCTGGTGGTGGACGCACTCGATCTCTGCTACACCAAGTCGCACGTGGACATCTTCGTGATCGTCTCCGGCGATTCCGACTTCTCGCCGCTGGTCAGCAAGCTGCGCGAGAACGGCAAGCTGGTGGTGGGCGTGGGCGTCAAGAAATCCACCAGCGACCTGCTGATGTCCAACTGCGACGAGTTCATCTTCTACGACGACCTGGTGCGCGGGCAGAAGAAACCCGCACGCCGGCCGGCGACAAAGCCCGAGGCCAAGGCTGGCGACAAGCCGGCGGAGAAGTCCGCCGAGGACAAGACCCAGGAAGCCTTCGACCTGGTGCAGGAAACGCTGGAGGCGCTGATCGAGGAGCGCGACGACGACGAGAAGATCTGGGGCTCGATGATCAAGCAGGCGCTCAAGCGTCGCCGGCCGGGCTTCGCCGAGTCCTACTATGGTTTCCGCTCCTTCAACGCCCTCCTCGAGGCCATGGCCAAGACCGGGCTGCTCAAGCTCACCCGCGACGAACGCTCCGGCGGCTTCCTGGTCGCGCCTGGCAGAGACTGA
- a CDS encoding NAD(P)/FAD-dependent oxidoreductase, translating to MSIQTDVVIIGAGPCGLFQVFELGLLGIRAHLVDALPAPGGQCTELYPDKPIYDIPAYPVIGAQELVDKLMQQIAHFEPQFHLGQQVTEVKPLDGQGFYVKTSAGTEFNARAVVIAAGVGAFQPVTVKVDGIDKFENTQLFYRVKDPALHHGKHVVVLGGGDSALDWTLALADKVASMTLIHRSDAFRAQQASVDKMKALAAAGKLRFLPGHLHGFTEDGGRLTGLKLTGLDNAEHVVPVEHLLAFYGLSPKLGPIAEWGLSLNKHQINVDTEKFETNVPGIYAVGDINYYPGKKKLILSGFHEAALAAFAIKARLNPGEKVHLQYTTTSPLMHQRLGVAHHTKAEGHSH from the coding sequence ATGAGCATCCAGACCGACGTCGTCATCATCGGGGCCGGCCCCTGCGGCCTGTTCCAGGTTTTCGAGCTGGGCCTGTTGGGCATACGTGCCCACCTGGTGGACGCACTGCCCGCGCCCGGTGGCCAGTGCACCGAGCTGTACCCGGACAAGCCCATCTACGACATCCCCGCTTACCCGGTGATCGGCGCGCAGGAGCTGGTGGACAAGCTCATGCAGCAGATCGCGCACTTCGAGCCGCAGTTCCACCTCGGTCAGCAGGTGACCGAGGTCAAGCCGCTCGACGGCCAGGGCTTTTACGTCAAGACCTCGGCCGGCACCGAGTTCAACGCGCGTGCGGTGGTGATCGCGGCGGGCGTGGGCGCCTTCCAGCCGGTGACGGTGAAGGTGGACGGCATCGACAAGTTCGAGAACACGCAGCTGTTCTACCGCGTCAAGGATCCAGCTCTGCACCACGGCAAGCATGTCGTGGTACTCGGCGGCGGCGACTCGGCGCTCGACTGGACGCTGGCACTGGCCGACAAGGTCGCGTCCATGACGCTGATCCACCGCTCGGACGCGTTCCGCGCGCAGCAGGCCTCGGTGGACAAGATGAAGGCCCTGGCCGCGGCCGGCAAACTGCGCTTCCTGCCGGGCCACCTGCACGGCTTCACCGAGGACGGCGGCAGGCTCACCGGCCTGAAGCTCACGGGCCTGGACAACGCCGAACACGTGGTGCCGGTCGAGCACCTGCTGGCGTTCTACGGCCTGTCGCCCAAGCTCGGGCCGATCGCCGAGTGGGGCCTGAGCCTCAACAAGCACCAGATCAACGTGGACACCGAGAAGTTCGAGACCAACGTGCCGGGCATCTACGCAGTCGGCGACATCAACTACTACCCTGGCAAGAAAAAGCTGATCCTATCCGGCTTCCACGAAGCCGCGCTGGCCGCCTTCGCCATCAAGGCGCGGCTCAACCCGGGCGAGAAGGTGCACCTGCAGTACACCACCACCAGCCCGCTGATGCACCAGCGCCTCGGCGTGGCCCACCATACGAAAGCCGAGGGGCATTCGCACTAG
- a CDS encoding AMP-binding protein — protein MQDLQAQAAPAPPKSTTGPPDIEAALLAIVRQTWADLNRRSPAQLRLTLDSSFDRDLGLDSLARVELLLRVEKAFGLRMPEQVLEEAETPRALLRVLKSAGTPLAAPAELPMVESLAATAADVLPAPAGTATLIEALEWHARRTPDRVQIIHAEDFSGSAPETRVTYGQMLERAERVAAGLQARGLGLQQAVAIMLPTCPEYFYAYLGILIAGGIPVPIYPPARLSQIEEHVRRHVGILSNAEVAMMITIPEARPVARLLEAHVASLCHIVTPAELMQETRPLVRVALRSTDIAFIQYTSGSTGNPKGVMLTHANLLANIRAIGDTIGISSQDVFMVWLPLYHDFGLIAAWMSSMIYGDPFVVMSPLAFLMRPERWLWAIHRHRATLTAAPNFAYELCVKRIEDSQIQGLDLSSLRLCANAAEPISPDTIERFTARFEKFGFKPEAMVPAYGLAEATVGLAASPLGRKPLIDRVQRQPFVRWGKALPALPNDPNPLRFVSCGRLLPGFEVRLLDRSGQPVGERVEGRLEFRGPSATAGYYRNPELTAKLFHDGWLDSGDRAYLADGELYLTGRVKDIIIRGGRNIYPHELEEAVGAIPGIRRGCVAVFGSPDPHSGTERLVVLAETRATDAAERERLCAEVTRTVVERLGEPPDEVMLAPPQTVLKTSSGKLRRAATRELYEAGLVGSPVRAVWWQVLRLVGNALLPALRRRAQALMDALYAAYAWLLFLLAALPTWLVTALTPHPAWAWKVGRLSARLFLWLSGTRLEVRGLENLPRTGPYVLVANHASYLDGIVVVAALPGYYSFVAKQELKSQLIPRIYLDRLGTEYVERFAIRQSAEDTQRIVRAALAGRRLAFFPEGTFRSTPGLLPFRLGAFVAAARARACVVPVAIRGTRAILPDGTWLPRHGAITVTIGKPVMPPADVADSFTAAIRMRDEARAQILPHCGEPDFGQRMAA, from the coding sequence ATGCAGGACCTGCAAGCCCAGGCGGCCCCCGCGCCGCCGAAATCCACCACCGGCCCGCCCGACATCGAGGCGGCGCTGCTGGCGATCGTGCGCCAGACCTGGGCCGACCTCAACCGGCGCTCGCCCGCCCAGTTGCGGCTGACGCTCGACAGCAGCTTCGACCGCGACCTCGGCCTGGACAGCCTGGCGCGGGTCGAACTGCTGCTGCGGGTGGAAAAGGCCTTCGGCCTGCGCATGCCGGAGCAGGTGCTCGAGGAGGCGGAAACGCCGCGCGCCCTGCTGCGCGTGCTGAAGTCCGCCGGCACGCCGCTGGCGGCGCCGGCCGAGCTGCCGATGGTGGAGAGCCTGGCAGCCACGGCAGCGGACGTGCTGCCGGCACCGGCGGGCACGGCGACGCTGATCGAGGCGCTGGAGTGGCACGCGCGACGCACCCCCGACCGCGTGCAGATCATCCATGCCGAGGATTTTTCCGGCAGCGCGCCGGAAACGCGCGTCACCTACGGGCAGATGCTGGAACGCGCCGAGCGCGTGGCGGCCGGCCTGCAGGCGCGCGGCCTCGGGCTGCAGCAGGCGGTGGCGATCATGCTGCCGACCTGCCCGGAGTATTTCTATGCCTACCTCGGCATCCTGATCGCCGGCGGCATCCCGGTGCCGATCTACCCGCCGGCGCGGCTGTCGCAGATCGAGGAGCACGTGCGGCGGCACGTCGGCATCCTGAGCAACGCCGAGGTGGCAATGATGATCACCATCCCCGAGGCGCGGCCGGTGGCGCGGCTGCTGGAGGCGCATGTCGCCAGCCTGTGCCATATCGTGACCCCCGCCGAGCTGATGCAGGAAACGCGACCGCTGGTGCGGGTGGCGCTGCGCAGCACCGACATCGCCTTCATCCAGTACACCTCCGGCAGCACCGGCAACCCGAAGGGCGTCATGCTGACGCACGCCAACCTGCTGGCCAACATCCGCGCCATCGGCGACACCATCGGCATCAGCTCGCAGGACGTGTTCATGGTGTGGCTGCCGCTGTACCACGACTTCGGCCTGATCGCGGCCTGGATGTCGAGCATGATCTACGGCGACCCGTTCGTGGTGATGTCGCCGCTGGCCTTCCTGATGCGGCCCGAACGCTGGCTGTGGGCCATCCACCGCCACCGCGCCACGCTGACCGCCGCGCCCAACTTCGCCTACGAGCTGTGCGTCAAGCGCATCGAGGACAGCCAGATCCAGGGGCTCGACTTGAGCTCGCTGCGGCTCTGCGCCAACGCCGCCGAACCGATCAGCCCGGACACCATCGAACGTTTCACCGCGCGCTTCGAAAAGTTCGGATTCAAGCCCGAGGCGATGGTGCCTGCTTACGGCCTGGCCGAGGCAACGGTCGGCCTGGCCGCCTCGCCGCTGGGACGCAAGCCGCTCATCGACCGCGTGCAGCGCCAGCCCTTCGTGCGCTGGGGCAAGGCGTTGCCCGCCCTGCCGAACGATCCCAACCCGCTGCGCTTCGTGTCCTGCGGCCGGCTGCTGCCGGGTTTCGAAGTGCGCCTGCTCGATCGCAGCGGGCAGCCCGTGGGCGAGCGCGTCGAAGGGCGGCTGGAATTCCGCGGGCCGTCGGCGACGGCGGGCTATTACCGTAACCCGGAACTGACCGCCAAACTATTTCACGACGGCTGGCTGGACAGCGGCGACCGTGCCTACCTGGCCGACGGCGAGCTGTACCTGACCGGGCGGGTGAAGGACATCATCATCCGCGGCGGTCGCAACATCTACCCGCACGAGCTGGAGGAGGCGGTGGGCGCGATCCCCGGCATCCGCCGCGGCTGCGTGGCGGTGTTCGGCAGCCCGGACCCGCACAGCGGCACCGAGCGGCTGGTGGTGCTGGCCGAGACGCGCGCAACCGACGCCGCGGAACGCGAGCGGCTGTGCGCCGAGGTGACGCGTACGGTGGTGGAGCGCCTGGGCGAGCCGCCGGACGAGGTGATGCTGGCGCCGCCGCAAACCGTGCTCAAGACCTCCAGCGGCAAGCTGCGGCGCGCGGCCACGCGCGAGCTGTACGAGGCCGGGCTGGTGGGCTCACCGGTGCGCGCGGTGTGGTGGCAGGTGCTCCGGCTGGTGGGCAACGCGTTGCTGCCGGCCCTGCGCCGCCGTGCGCAGGCGCTCATGGACGCGCTGTATGCCGCCTATGCCTGGCTGCTGTTCCTGCTGGCGGCGCTGCCGACCTGGCTGGTCACGGCGCTGACGCCGCACCCGGCCTGGGCCTGGAAGGTCGGGCGCCTGTCGGCGCGCTTGTTCCTGTGGCTGTCGGGCACGCGACTGGAAGTGCGGGGGCTGGAGAACCTGCCGCGCACAGGGCCCTACGTGCTGGTGGCCAATCACGCGAGTTACCTGGACGGCATCGTCGTGGTGGCGGCGCTGCCGGGTTACTACAGCTTCGTCGCCAAGCAGGAGCTCAAGTCGCAGCTGATCCCGCGGATTTATCTCGATCGGCTGGGCACCGAGTACGTCGAGCGCTTCGCCATCCGCCAGAGCGCGGAGGATACCCAGCGCATCGTGCGCGCGGCGCTGGCCGGCCGGCGGCTGGCGTTCTTCCCCGAGGGCACTTTCCGCTCCACGCCGGGCCTGCTGCCGTTCCGGCTCGGCGCCTTCGTCGCCGCGGCACGCGCCCGCGCCTGCGTGG